A genomic stretch from Thauera sp. GDN1 includes:
- a CDS encoding MBL fold metallo-hydrolase, producing the protein MNPTIHHHGARHGVTGSCHQLFVEGDNSFLIDCGLFQGTETAPDGRAGADRLDIDFPIAGIGALVLTHVHIDHCGRLPWLLAAGFKGPILCSEPSARLLPTVLADAFQVGVSRDRAMVERYLDMVEPRIRALPYGKWHTIYRSAGATCRIRLQRAGHILGSAYVECELSGAAWPDKRRVIFSGDLGAPHAPLLPAPRPPWQADVLVLETTYGDRQHEDRRNRRKRLQAVVERALEDGGTVIIPAFSIGRTQELLYEFEDILHTERQRPGKHADKWAGLKIFLDSPLAQRFTELYRALQPFWDAEARARVRAGRQPLSYDQLVAIDTHERHLANVQRLARSREPAIVIAASGMCAGGRVVNYLKAMLGDPRHDVLFVGYQARGTPGHAIQTYGPRGGYVELDGERIDIRAGVHSMSGYSAHADQADLTRFVTRMRHLPGEVRLVHGEDEVRAAFARHLGAATAGKVRIVA; encoded by the coding sequence ATGAATCCGACCATCCACCATCACGGCGCGCGCCATGGCGTCACCGGCTCCTGTCATCAGCTCTTCGTCGAGGGCGACAACAGCTTCCTGATCGACTGCGGCCTGTTCCAGGGCACCGAGACCGCGCCCGACGGCAGGGCCGGCGCCGACCGGCTCGACATCGACTTCCCGATCGCCGGCATCGGCGCGCTGGTGCTGACCCATGTGCACATCGACCACTGCGGCCGCCTGCCGTGGCTGCTGGCGGCCGGCTTCAAGGGGCCGATCCTGTGCAGCGAGCCCTCCGCGCGCCTGCTGCCCACGGTGCTGGCCGACGCCTTCCAGGTCGGCGTCAGCCGCGACAGGGCGATGGTCGAGCGCTACCTCGACATGGTCGAGCCGCGCATCCGCGCGCTGCCCTACGGCAAGTGGCACACGATCTACCGCAGCGCCGGCGCCACCTGCCGCATCCGCCTGCAGCGCGCCGGGCACATCCTCGGTTCGGCCTACGTCGAATGCGAGCTCTCCGGCGCGGCCTGGCCCGACAAGCGCCGCGTGATCTTCTCCGGCGACCTCGGTGCGCCGCATGCGCCGCTGCTGCCCGCGCCGCGCCCGCCGTGGCAGGCCGACGTGCTGGTGCTCGAGACCACCTACGGCGACCGCCAGCACGAGGATCGCCGCAACCGGCGCAAGCGCCTGCAGGCGGTGGTCGAGCGTGCGCTGGAGGACGGCGGCACCGTCATCATCCCGGCCTTCAGCATCGGCCGCACGCAGGAGCTGCTGTACGAGTTCGAGGACATCCTGCACACCGAGCGCCAGCGCCCGGGCAAGCATGCGGACAAGTGGGCGGGGCTGAAGATCTTCCTCGACTCGCCGCTCGCCCAGCGCTTCACCGAGCTCTACCGCGCGCTGCAGCCGTTCTGGGACGCCGAGGCGCGGGCGCGGGTTCGCGCCGGTCGCCAGCCGCTGAGCTACGATCAGCTGGTCGCCATCGACACCCACGAGCGCCATCTCGCCAACGTGCAGCGCCTGGCGCGCAGCCGCGAGCCCGCCATCGTCATCGCCGCCAGCGGCATGTGCGCCGGCGGCAGGGTGGTGAATTACCTCAAGGCCATGCTCGGCGACCCGCGCCATGACGTGCTCTTCGTCGGCTACCAGGCGCGCGGTACGCCCGGGCATGCCATCCAGACCTACGGCCCGCGCGGCGGCTACGTCGAGCTCGATGGCGAGCGCATCGACATCCGCGCCGGCGTGCATTCGATGTCCGGCTACTCGGCGCATGCCGACCAGGCCGACCTCACCCGCTTCGTCACCCGCATGCGCCATCTGCCCGGCGAGGTTCGCCTGGTGCATGGCGAGGACGAGGTGCGCGCCGCCTTCGCGCGCCACCTCGGCGCCGCGACCGCCGGCAAGGTCCGGATCGTGGCCTGA
- a CDS encoding XrtA/PEP-CTERM system exopolysaccharide export protein, which translates to MWSGVVRFLVLGAAVGVLAGCASSFPSAPPAAADAEYNYLIGPGDTLNIVVWRNPELSMSVPVRPDGKITTPLVEDLPAIGKDSTTLARDIEKELAKFIREPVVTVIVTNFAGPYSEQIRVVGEAAEPRILPYTQKMTLLDVMIAVGGLTEFADGNAASILRTGEGNKQYSVRIKDLVKRGDVSANVEMRPGDVLIIPQSWF; encoded by the coding sequence ATGTGGTCTGGGGTGGTTCGTTTCCTGGTGCTGGGGGCCGCCGTCGGCGTGCTCGCCGGCTGTGCGTCTTCCTTCCCGTCGGCGCCGCCCGCCGCGGCGGATGCCGAATACAACTACCTGATCGGTCCGGGCGACACCCTCAACATCGTCGTCTGGCGCAACCCGGAGCTCTCCATGTCGGTGCCGGTGCGCCCCGACGGCAAGATCACCACGCCGCTGGTCGAGGACCTGCCGGCGATCGGCAAGGACTCCACCACGCTGGCGCGAGACATCGAGAAGGAACTGGCCAAGTTCATCCGCGAGCCGGTGGTCACCGTGATCGTCACCAACTTCGCCGGCCCCTACAGCGAGCAGATCCGCGTGGTCGGCGAGGCCGCCGAGCCGCGCATCCTGCCCTACACGCAGAAGATGACCCTGCTCGACGTCATGATCGCGGTCGGCGGGCTGACCGAATTCGCCGACGGCAACGCCGCGAGCATCCTGCGCACCGGTGAGGGCAACAAGCAGTACAGCGTGCGCATCAAGGATCTGGTCAAGCGTGGCGACGTGTCGGCCAACGTCGAGATGCGTCCGGGCGACGTGCTGATCATCCCGCAGAGCTGGTTCTGA
- a CDS encoding XrtA system polysaccharide chain length determinant, translating into MEELVSQITGYLRGMWRFRWWGLALAWIVGIVAGVVIYKMPDKYESSARVFVDTQSVLRPLMAGLAVQPNVDQQIAMLSRTLISRPNVEKLITMADLDLGVNTPEQREALITRLSEDLRIGSADRTNLFTLSYSDTRPERAQRVVQSLLSLFVESGLGSKRQDADAARRFIEEQIRSYEHKLTEAENRVKEFRLRNMAVLGDGARDYVAQIGALSEQVQQARLELREAENGRDSLQRQLVGEEPVLLPQTPSASGVSIPEIDGRIDTLKRNLDELLLRYTDKHPDVAGTRRLIEELEAQKLAQVQTMQASGGSQFGALDSNPVYQQMKLALVQAESRVASLRVRVGEFQGRLDQLREQARMVPQIEAEMAQLNRDYSVHKSNYDALVARRESASIAVDMNTQTGVADFRVIDPPTLATKPTAPNRILLIPLAGLVGLAAGFALTFLISQLRPAFTDPRTLREVSGLPVLGSVSMLRTRERAAARRRGLFAFGAGVAAYAGAFAAAAVALRLIQG; encoded by the coding sequence ATGGAAGAACTCGTATCGCAAATCACCGGCTACCTGCGCGGCATGTGGCGCTTCCGGTGGTGGGGGCTCGCGCTCGCCTGGATCGTCGGCATCGTCGCCGGAGTCGTCATCTACAAGATGCCCGACAAGTACGAATCGAGCGCGCGCGTTTTCGTGGATACGCAGTCGGTGCTGCGCCCGCTGATGGCGGGGCTGGCGGTGCAGCCCAACGTCGACCAGCAGATCGCGATGCTGAGCCGCACGCTGATCAGCCGCCCGAACGTCGAGAAGCTGATCACCATGGCCGACCTCGACCTCGGGGTGAATACGCCCGAACAGCGCGAAGCCCTGATCACCCGCCTGTCCGAGGACCTGCGCATCGGCTCGGCCGACCGCACCAACCTGTTCACCCTGTCGTATTCGGACACCCGGCCCGAGCGCGCGCAGCGCGTCGTGCAGTCGCTGCTGTCGCTGTTCGTCGAGTCCGGCCTGGGCAGCAAACGCCAGGACGCGGACGCCGCGCGGCGCTTCATCGAGGAGCAGATCCGCAGCTACGAGCACAAGCTCACCGAGGCCGAGAACCGGGTGAAGGAGTTCCGCTTGCGCAACATGGCGGTGCTCGGTGACGGTGCGCGCGACTACGTCGCCCAGATCGGCGCTCTCTCCGAGCAGGTGCAGCAGGCCCGGCTCGAACTGCGCGAGGCCGAGAACGGCCGCGACTCGCTGCAGCGCCAGCTGGTCGGCGAGGAGCCGGTCCTGCTGCCGCAGACGCCGTCGGCGTCCGGGGTGTCGATCCCCGAGATCGACGGCCGCATCGACACCCTCAAGCGCAACCTCGACGAGCTGCTGCTGCGCTACACCGACAAGCACCCCGACGTGGCCGGCACGCGGCGCCTGATCGAGGAGCTCGAGGCGCAGAAGCTCGCGCAGGTGCAGACCATGCAGGCCAGCGGCGGCAGCCAGTTCGGCGCGCTCGATTCCAACCCGGTGTATCAGCAGATGAAGCTCGCCCTGGTGCAGGCCGAGTCGCGCGTGGCTTCGCTGCGGGTGCGCGTCGGCGAGTTCCAGGGGCGGCTCGACCAGCTGCGCGAGCAGGCGCGCATGGTGCCGCAGATCGAGGCGGAAATGGCCCAGCTCAACCGCGACTACAGCGTGCACAAGAGCAACTACGACGCCCTGGTCGCGCGTCGCGAGTCGGCCAGCATCGCGGTGGACATGAACACCCAGACCGGGGTGGCCGACTTCCGCGTCATCGACCCGCCCACGCTGGCGACAAAGCCGACTGCGCCCAACCGCATCCTGCTGATCCCGCTGGCGGGGCTGGTCGGGCTTGCCGCCGGCTTCGCGCTGACCTTCCTGATCAGCCAGTTGCGTCCTGCATTCACCGATCCGCGCACGCTGCGCGAGGTCAGCGGCCTGCCGGTGCTGGGCTCGGTCTCCATGCTGCGCACGCGCGAGCGCGCGGCGGCGCGGAGACGCGGCCTGTTCGCCTTCGGGGCCGGTGTCGCGGCCTATGCCGGTGCGTTCGCCGCGGCTGCGGTCGCCTTGCGCTTGATCCAGGGTTAA
- a CDS encoding XrtA-associated tyrosine autokinase — protein MSLIEKAAQRLDQLKQASAEPGDEQLSPPAARPPAGAGPEAAAAAPARSLTQSSEVPLTAPLAQAAPVSRTAHIDLGALAARGMVTPDEPRSSIAEEFRVIKRPLLRNATDTSAVRIENANLIMVTSALPGEGKTFSAINLAISMAMELDYTVLLVDADVSRPSVFRQLGLPPERGLMDVLAGEVTDLSEVLLRTNIEKLSILPAGMPHQRATELLASENMNRLLKQIASRYSDRIVIFDSPPLLVTTESRVLATHMGQVLVVVEAERTTHASVKQALATIESCPIKLMMLNKSRQSGPGSYYGYGYGYAYGEKPRENAA, from the coding sequence ATGAGTCTTATTGAAAAAGCCGCGCAACGCCTCGATCAGCTCAAGCAGGCCTCGGCCGAGCCGGGGGACGAACAGCTATCGCCGCCGGCAGCCCGGCCCCCGGCTGGTGCCGGACCTGAGGCGGCTGCCGCGGCGCCCGCAAGAAGCCTCACCCAGTCCTCCGAGGTGCCGCTGACCGCGCCCCTGGCGCAGGCGGCGCCGGTGTCGCGAACGGCCCACATAGACCTGGGTGCCCTGGCGGCGCGGGGCATGGTCACACCCGACGAGCCGCGCTCGTCGATCGCCGAGGAGTTCCGCGTCATCAAGCGGCCGCTGCTGCGCAATGCCACCGACACCAGCGCGGTGCGCATCGAGAACGCGAACCTGATCATGGTCACCAGCGCCCTGCCGGGCGAGGGCAAGACCTTCAGTGCGATCAACCTCGCGATCAGCATGGCGATGGAACTCGACTACACGGTGCTGCTGGTCGATGCCGACGTGTCGCGGCCCTCGGTGTTCCGCCAGCTCGGCCTGCCGCCCGAGCGCGGCCTGATGGACGTGCTGGCCGGCGAGGTCACCGACCTCAGCGAGGTCCTGCTGCGCACCAACATCGAGAAGCTCTCGATCCTGCCCGCCGGCATGCCGCATCAGCGCGCCACCGAGCTGCTCGCCTCGGAGAACATGAACCGGCTGCTCAAGCAGATCGCCAGCCGCTACTCCGACCGCATCGTCATCTTCGATTCGCCGCCGCTGCTCGTTACCACCGAATCGCGCGTGCTCGCCACCCACATGGGCCAGGTGCTGGTCGTGGTCGAAGCCGAGCGCACCACGCACGCCTCGGTCAAGCAGGCGCTGGCCACCATCGAAAGCTGCCCGATCAAGCTGATGATGCTCAACAAGTCGCGTCAGAGCGGACCCGGGTCGTACTACGGATATGGATACGGATATGCTTATGGTGAAAAGCCGCGCGAGAACGCGGCCTGA
- a CDS encoding TIGR03016 family PEP-CTERM system-associated outer membrane protein → MALPRLTLIAALLLPLTASGLAQAQTVRIQPTLDTSLTWTDNVDTTDTDEQQDWILEVSPGVSISRESGRFSGALDMRLRNQIYAEQTEDNTTFLALQGRGTIEAVEDAFFVDLGASVSRDNRSAFRGRFAGDTLDSDEDNETRLFYVGPRFGFRFGESGLGNIGYQERWLSGGDNALGDRRTSTWNASVADPVALRLFGWGLDYQRTDTRYDEGDTRDLMQEIGRGTLFINLDPQFRVRAIAGYESNDYSTVQGESGAIWGAGFDWSPTERTSISATGEDRIFGTGYDVGVQHRMARSVWSFSATRDITSSLDELGETLLLTPQNILDLEELLVTDPDAVDDYLAGLTPLFIRTNRYYVSKAVRAAVTLIGVRNTLTVGVAQTDRSQLDTLGFSGLVDDEFDTYDRVKTREAFVAFDHKLSGLATLRLALQRSKSQGYGEDEDETTRTAYTVGVTRNLGPRTSASLTYRHTRSEGTDAYTENTIVAAVGMRF, encoded by the coding sequence GTGGCCCTCCCGCGCCTCACGCTGATTGCCGCGCTGCTGCTGCCGCTCACTGCGTCGGGACTCGCGCAGGCGCAGACGGTGCGCATCCAGCCCACCCTCGACACCAGCCTGACCTGGACCGACAACGTCGACACCACCGACACCGACGAGCAGCAGGACTGGATCCTGGAGGTCTCGCCGGGGGTGTCGATCAGTCGCGAGTCGGGCCGCTTCAGCGGTGCGCTCGACATGCGGCTGCGCAACCAGATTTATGCCGAACAGACCGAGGACAACACGACCTTCCTCGCGCTGCAGGGCAGGGGCACGATCGAGGCCGTCGAGGATGCATTCTTCGTCGACCTCGGGGCCTCGGTCAGCCGCGACAACCGCTCCGCGTTCCGCGGCCGCTTCGCCGGCGACACGCTCGACAGCGATGAGGACAACGAGACCCGGCTGTTCTATGTCGGTCCGCGCTTCGGATTTCGTTTCGGCGAGAGCGGGCTGGGCAACATCGGCTATCAGGAGCGCTGGCTGAGCGGCGGGGATAACGCCCTGGGCGACCGCCGCACCAGCACCTGGAACGCGAGCGTGGCGGATCCGGTCGCCCTGCGCCTGTTCGGCTGGGGGCTGGACTACCAGCGCACCGACACCCGCTACGACGAAGGCGACACCCGCGACCTCATGCAGGAAATCGGCCGCGGCACGCTCTTCATCAACCTCGATCCGCAGTTCCGGGTACGTGCGATCGCCGGCTACGAGTCCAACGACTATTCGACGGTCCAGGGCGAGAGCGGTGCCATCTGGGGGGCGGGCTTCGACTGGTCGCCGACCGAGCGCACCAGCATTTCCGCCACCGGCGAGGACCGCATCTTCGGCACCGGCTACGACGTCGGCGTGCAGCACCGCATGGCGCGCTCGGTATGGAGCTTCTCGGCCACGCGCGACATCACGTCCTCGCTGGACGAGCTCGGCGAGACCCTGCTGCTCACCCCGCAGAACATCCTGGATCTCGAGGAGCTCCTCGTCACCGACCCGGACGCGGTCGACGATTACCTCGCCGGGCTCACGCCGCTCTTCATCCGCACCAACCGCTACTACGTCAGCAAGGCGGTGCGTGCTGCCGTCACCCTGATCGGCGTGCGCAACACGCTCACCGTCGGCGTCGCCCAGACCGACCGCTCGCAACTCGACACCCTGGGCTTCAGCGGCCTGGTCGACGACGAGTTCGACACCTACGACCGCGTCAAGACGCGCGAGGCCTTCGTGGCCTTCGATCACAAGCTCTCGGGCCTGGCCACGCTGAGGCTCGCGCTGCAGCGCTCGAAGTCCCAGGGCTACGGCGAGGACGAGGACGAGACGACGCGCACCGCCTACACCGTCGGCGTTACCCGCAACCTCGGCCCGCGGACCAGCGCCAGCCTCACCTACCGCCACACCAGGTCCGAAGGCACCGACGCCTACACCGAGAACACGATCGTCGCCGCGGTCGGCATGCGGTTCTGA
- a CDS encoding XrtA/PEP-CTERM system-associated ATPase, whose amino-acid sequence MYTSFFKLSGKPFQLNPDPAFFYGSRGHRRAMAYLEYGLHQSEGFIVITGEIGAGKTTIVRSLFEQLDPERVVAANIVSTQIDADDMLRLVAAAFGVPSRNLDKAGLLLALETYLVSVTAAGKRALLIVDEAQNLTPAAVEELRMLSNFQLEDHALLQSFLVGQPEFRDMMQHPEMQQLRQRVIASYHLGPLDAQETRGYIEHRLSRVGWARDPDFEPGAFSAIYGYTGGIPRRINTLCDRLMLSAYLGERHMIGEGDVREVIDELKEEFAPGRARPLQPPQPAAGGDAELALRLDALALERLRAPPELAERATSLAGNYDLQRIEARLAGLEQSVSATLQVLSQLLQAVRRDAPATDKSE is encoded by the coding sequence ATGTACACCTCATTCTTCAAGCTCAGTGGCAAGCCCTTCCAGCTCAACCCGGACCCCGCCTTCTTCTACGGCAGCCGGGGCCACCGGCGGGCGATGGCCTACCTGGAGTACGGCCTGCACCAGAGCGAGGGCTTCATCGTCATCACCGGCGAGATCGGCGCCGGCAAGACGACGATCGTGCGCAGCCTGTTCGAGCAGCTCGACCCCGAGCGCGTCGTCGCGGCCAACATCGTCAGCACCCAGATCGATGCCGACGACATGCTGCGCCTGGTCGCCGCCGCCTTCGGCGTGCCCAGCCGCAACCTCGACAAGGCGGGGCTGCTGCTGGCGCTCGAGACCTACCTGGTGTCGGTCACCGCGGCGGGCAAGCGCGCGCTGCTGATCGTCGACGAGGCGCAGAACCTGACCCCGGCGGCGGTCGAGGAGCTGCGCATGCTGTCCAACTTCCAGCTCGAGGACCACGCCCTGCTGCAGAGCTTCCTGGTCGGCCAGCCGGAATTCCGCGACATGATGCAGCACCCCGAGATGCAGCAGCTGCGCCAGCGCGTGATCGCCTCCTACCACCTCGGCCCGCTCGACGCTCAGGAGACCCGCGGCTACATCGAGCACCGCCTGTCGCGCGTCGGCTGGGCCAGGGACCCCGACTTCGAGCCGGGTGCGTTCAGCGCCATATATGGCTACACCGGCGGCATCCCGCGCCGCATCAACACCCTGTGCGACCGGCTGATGCTGTCCGCCTACCTCGGCGAGCGCCACATGATCGGCGAAGGCGACGTCCGCGAGGTGATCGACGAGCTCAAGGAAGAGTTCGCCCCCGGCCGCGCCCGTCCGCTGCAGCCGCCGCAGCCCGCGGCGGGCGGTGATGCGGAGCTCGCGCTGCGCCTCGACGCCCTCGCGCTCGAGCGCCTGCGCGCGCCGCCCGAACTCGCCGAGCGGGCCACGAGCCTCGCCGGCAACTACGACCTGCAGCGCATCGAGGCGCGGCTCGCCGGTCTCGAGCAGTCGGTCTCCGCGACCCTCCAGGTCCTCTCCCAACTGCTGCAGGCGGTGCGCCGCGACGCGCCGGCAACGGACAAATCCGAATGA
- the wecB gene encoding UDP-N-acetylglucosamine 2-epimerase (non-hydrolyzing), with translation MSTTAEKPAPVICVVGARPNYMKVAPIIRAFAAHNPPIPTLLVHTGQHYDPAMKDRLFADLELPEPDVNLAVGSGSHAVQTAEVMKRFEPVIDEYGARAVLVVGDVNSTLACALVASKRHIPVVHVESGLRSYDRRMPEEINRVLTDQISDVLYTTERSAHDNLAREGIAPERAVFVGNVMIDSLRASLPKAVPADALLASAGLDAGRIAGGYGVVTLHRPSNVDDAEVLGPIIDALRTVAERLPLVVALHPRTRNNLERFGMLGRLDTPGFLILPPQGYLEMLGLMSGARMVLTDSGGIQEETTALGVPCITIRENTERPITVEQGTNTLVGIDPQAILAAARGVLATGGKGGRIPELWDGRCAERIAAHLHDWLLRTEAGPPAGS, from the coding sequence ATGAGCACTACGGCCGAGAAGCCCGCGCCGGTCATCTGCGTCGTCGGCGCCCGCCCCAACTACATGAAGGTCGCGCCCATCATCCGCGCCTTCGCCGCCCACAATCCGCCGATCCCCACGCTGCTGGTGCATACCGGCCAGCACTACGACCCGGCGATGAAGGACCGCCTGTTCGCCGACCTCGAACTGCCCGAGCCCGACGTCAACCTCGCCGTCGGCTCCGGCTCGCACGCGGTGCAGACCGCCGAGGTCATGAAGCGCTTCGAGCCGGTGATCGACGAGTACGGCGCGCGCGCGGTACTGGTGGTGGGCGACGTCAATTCCACGCTCGCCTGCGCGCTGGTCGCCAGCAAGCGCCACATCCCGGTGGTGCACGTCGAATCCGGCCTGCGCAGCTACGACCGGCGCATGCCTGAGGAGATCAACCGCGTCCTCACCGACCAGATCTCCGACGTGCTCTACACCACCGAGCGCTCCGCCCACGACAACCTCGCGCGCGAGGGCATCGCGCCCGAGCGCGCGGTCTTCGTCGGCAACGTCATGATCGACAGCCTGCGCGCCAGCCTGCCCAAGGCGGTGCCTGCCGACGCGCTGCTCGCCAGCGCCGGGCTGGATGCCGGGCGGATTGCCGGCGGCTACGGCGTCGTCACCCTGCACCGGCCGTCCAACGTCGACGATGCCGAGGTGCTCGGGCCGATCATCGACGCCCTGCGCACCGTCGCCGAGCGCCTGCCGCTGGTCGTCGCGCTGCATCCGCGCACCCGCAACAACCTCGAGCGCTTCGGCATGCTCGGCCGGCTCGACACCCCGGGCTTCCTGATCCTGCCGCCGCAGGGCTACCTGGAGATGCTCGGCCTGATGTCGGGCGCGCGCATGGTGCTCACCGACTCCGGCGGCATCCAGGAAGAGACCACCGCGCTCGGCGTGCCCTGCATCACCATCCGCGAGAACACCGAGCGTCCGATCACCGTGGAGCAGGGCACCAACACCCTGGTCGGCATCGATCCGCAGGCCATCCTCGCCGCGGCGCGCGGCGTGCTCGCCACCGGCGGCAAGGGCGGGCGCATCCCCGAGCTGTGGGACGGGCGCTGCGCCGAGCGCATCGCCGCCCACCTGCACGACTGGCTGCTGCGCACCGAGGCCGGCCCGCCCGCCGGAAGCTGA
- a CDS encoding XrtA system polysaccharide deacetylase, with product METRITNAFTCDVEDYFQVSALAPHFPRNQWDSVPCRVEANVERVLELLDGHGVRGTFFTLGWIAERFPQLVRRVADAGHEVASHGYGHQRASELTPEAFRADIRLAKAILEDITGRAVTGYRAPSFSIGTANLWAHDCIAEEGYRYSSSVYPVRHDHYGIPDAPRFPWRLPSGLVEVPITTLHLFGRNWPAGGGGFFRLLPYALSRWQIAHFNTRDKRPAIFYFHPWELDPDQPRVTDATTKIRFRHYINLSRTAARLDRLLSDFSWGRADEVFSDAA from the coding sequence ATGGAGACCCGCATCACCAACGCCTTCACCTGCGACGTCGAGGACTACTTCCAGGTCTCCGCGCTGGCGCCGCACTTCCCGCGCAACCAGTGGGACAGCGTCCCGTGCCGGGTCGAGGCCAACGTGGAGCGCGTGCTCGAACTGCTCGACGGCCATGGCGTGCGCGGGACCTTCTTCACCCTGGGCTGGATCGCCGAACGCTTCCCGCAGCTCGTCCGCCGCGTCGCCGACGCCGGCCACGAGGTCGCCAGCCACGGCTACGGCCACCAGCGCGCGAGCGAGCTGACGCCCGAGGCCTTCCGCGCCGACATCCGGCTCGCCAAGGCCATCCTCGAGGACATCACCGGCCGGGCCGTCACCGGTTACCGCGCCCCCAGCTTCTCGATCGGCACCGCCAACCTGTGGGCGCACGACTGCATCGCAGAGGAGGGCTACCGCTACAGCTCGAGCGTGTATCCGGTGCGCCACGACCACTACGGCATCCCGGACGCGCCGCGTTTCCCGTGGCGGCTGCCCAGCGGCCTCGTCGAGGTGCCGATCACCACCCTGCACCTGTTCGGGCGCAACTGGCCGGCGGGCGGCGGCGGCTTCTTCCGCCTGCTGCCCTATGCACTCTCGCGCTGGCAGATCGCGCACTTCAACACCCGCGACAAGCGCCCCGCGATCTTCTATTTCCACCCCTGGGAGCTTGACCCCGATCAACCTCGCGTGACCGACGCCACGACAAAGATCCGGTTTAGGCATTACATTAATCTCAGTCGTACGGCCGCGCGGCTCGACCGCCTGCTGTCCGATTTCTCGTGGGGGCGTGCAGACGAGGTTTTTAGCGACGCCGCCTGA